The stretch of DNA CGGTACTTTTGGTAGACATGTAAGCAGAGGAGTGTACCTGTGATTCGAAGTTACAGGTATTGGTCAAGACTCGAGAGATATCAAAAACTCTGCTTTCTGctgaaatgaaacaaaataggATAAAATGTCATTACCATGAACTGTTCTTCTTAGTCTCTTCTTCTATGCAGAGAGGTGGATCTTTCTTCTTACGAGCTTCATAGCAAGAATCTGAGTCTGGTTTTTGGTAAATCACGAATCCAACTTTTGTGAAACGAGTTCTAGCCACAACTTTCCAACACATTGATGTAGTCAAAGCCTCCATTGCTGCAAagagaaaacacacacaaaagcaGAACATTCATAAACCTTCTTCTGTATGCATAATGGCAGACTCACTCTGATAAGATTAACAACAACTCTTAATACTAACTTTTCCAAACATTACGGTGTCCTTCATCGTGTTGATAAACCGGTGTAGCTGACCAGACAAAAAACCCTCCAGGCCTTAGAACTCGGTTAAGTTCCAAAAGTGGTCTACCACCTGCAACAACACATTTCCATAACCGTACTAAGAAAAGCAATGAACTTCTCTGATTCAAAAAGTTAAGGATGTATATCAACCGTATCCGTGCCAATGGACTCTGCATCTAGCGCAATGGATAACGTCGTAAGCATTATCAGGAAAAGGAAGCTTCTGAGTTCCAATAACAGCTAGTGTAGCTGGAATCCCTCGTTCTAGTGCGAACTGAATCTGAGCTTCGTGTTCGTCTTTAGGAGCAAATGACATAGTGATTACGTTTTTATCAAGTAAAGTCCCACCAAAGCTAGCCACACCACAACCAACATCAAGAACCACTCTTACTTTCTTCCCCCAATCAAGTACACGTAACGtctgtacaaaaaaaaagaaaaaaccaaaactcagtaaactgaatcaaatattttggtttatgtgttatatgtttttaaacctTTTGTATGAAGTTGATGTAGTGAATAACACCGTCTTTGAATTGAGTTCCTCCTCCAGGGAAGACAAAGAAAGGTCCGGATTTGCGCACCCAATTCTGATCTTTCTTGTATTCTACAAGCTTCGGGTGAGGAACATTATCATACCAAATCTGCAGAAACAGAGAATTTAGAAAGCAGAACAATCACAAGAACTAAACTACTCTAAATCAACAAAGCAAGAACCAAGAAGacctgatttttttctttttgcaagaACCAAAGAAAccgtaacaaaataaaatatcttaccaaaaaacagaaacgagtctCTCACCATGTCCCTACTCTGAGGCCAAGGAAGAGGAACCTTGTAGCGTTGTGGCAAAGGAACCAAACATTTAGGTGCAGGCTGAGGGCAATGTCTCTCTCTGTGCTCCATGTTCCTCTTCGACTTGAGTTTCTTGATAGCTTTCGTGTTATCCAAACAAGGTATGTAATCTGGACTCTCACATCTCTTCCAATTCACGGTCAAACTCACATTCCATTCTTTGTCGTCTTTAAGCAAATCCGATTCTAAACTCTGATCAATCGGATGATCATCAACGACTCGGGTCTGATTAACCGGTGGTTCCGGAGGAGATGATGAGTCGTCGTTGGTGGGACTCGAGATTGGTGTAGCGGTGGGGATGTTGGAGAGAGAAGATCGACGGAGATTAGAGAGAGACAAGTAAGGGAAGAGATCGATGGTGTCATTGGTTAAGAGGAGGATCGTGACTGATACGAGCAAGAGTGAGAGAACACAGAGACCTGAGAGTTTGCGACTTTGAAAGATGTTCTTGATCATTTCTTTATTCTGTTTCTTCCACACAACACAATTAGAGAGAGTTACTCTGATGATCGATCTTGAGaaagggaagagaagagagatattGTAGTTTGTGTGTAAAGAGCTAAATATAGAAAACAAGATTggcaataaataaatataatatatgacaTGTGTCATGCCATTACTTGCTCCGACGTGATGTGAATTGTGAGATATGGAAAGTAATCTTATAGTATCTTTTATGAAGTTATGATAATTGTATAGTTTGATGTGCAAGTTAGTGGATGAGAATAGGGTACAAAAGGTGAAATTGGTCTAAACCGGAAAATCTTACTCTATTTAAACCGGTCTGTTTAAGGAGTCTCCAGCTTCAAGCTGTGTGACTTTGCCTTTATGTCTCTCAATAGAAGGACAAAAGCTATCAAAATTACCTAAGTTAACTCTCATAAATCAAATACTTTATAACTTCGTGTGAACGAATTGCTTATTTGTAGTCTTGTAGATTAATTTGATTGTGAACAAATTGCTTTAACTATAAAGTCATTTGGTTGTTAAATAAAGAACACATCAGACAAGAAATCATAATACCAAAGCTCATCCTcatgtgtcttcttcttcatcttagaaacaattacaaaaagttttcccttaaaaaaataaagacaccAACATtcgcccaccgtggggctcgAACCCACGACCACAAGGTTAAGAGCCttgcgctctaccaactgagctagacGGGCTTGTTGTTTGTTATCTCCTCCCTAACATAATATTGATAACGAAAAAGGTAAACAtgaaataaattagtaaattactaATGTACTGGTGGAGCTGGATGGTCTAGACTCTAGACTCTAGAGACACTACGCCCATGACATGTATCAGACTTtatcaactaattttttttaccattcctCAATTTTAAGTTCATCGATATTTCAAGTCGATAAATGTCTTTTgtggatttataaaatttagaatattttatacaTGTGAAAGATATTATATCGCGTACACAATATTATACAAGATATTAgtataaaattgtttttcaaGAACATCGTATTAAAATGACGAAATAACAAATTGATTGGTATTTGTTGTGGGTCACGAAGTGTATGGACACTGATTACTGATCTCATTGGATTACCActatgtttatttttctttgataaagaATGTTTTGGTACCACTTTGTTACTAATACGAAATTAAAACATACTACTTTCATGCGCGGTAATAAAAGTGTATATCATAAAACAATGGTTGATGTGAAACGTTCTAAAGGAAACTGATATATTAGGAACATaatattggaaaataaaaagaaggtTAACCCAAGAAACATAATAGCTTgttttctctcacaaaggaacAGATATTAAATCAAGTCTACCCTCACAAAGTTACATCTCAGCAGCATACTCAAAATAACTCGAAAGTTAAACCGAACTGCGAGGTTACAGCTAAAAAAATCGATCAAGCAGCACGAAGAAGCTCCTGATCGAAATGCCATGTTCctgtatacaaaaaaaaaaaaaaaaaaaaaaNACAAAGTGTGAGGCACGAAGTGGACGAATTGAGGTAATGtgttttatatagattttaaaactGATTAAACAAATAGGTTTACCATGTCCTTTGCCGAGTCTCCTAAGTTGAGAAACATATTCTGAGATTTTCTTAATAGCTTCCACCTGCgaatgttattttaaaagttcATTAGATTCCATTTTTGACAGATCTCTTTGCCACTAACATAGAACGTGTCTGTGTATTTTGTTTACCTGTTCGTTTAGGTACGTACTCTCAATAAAATCTGCCAACTGGACATCATCGTTCTTGGAAGCCACCTGTTGACCATCACAATATTCAAATGCCAAATTGTTATTAAGAAAGATTTTCTTAACTAGCTAGATTATGACTTGAATGCCATAAACAAGAAATAGAGAGATGGTCTTACACTGTGCAGGTTTAGGAGCTTTTCATTGACTAGCTTCTCCAATGAGAGAGTAAGCTCCATAGCTggcaacaacaaagaaacaccAAATTATGCATtccaaaacttaaaaattatgCAATCCTCTTCAATCATAATAACATCACAACAATCTcagaaacggaaaaaaaaattgaagctttaCCATAGAGAGCATCTCCTTTCTCAGGGTGATCAAACTCAGACTGAGGGAGCACCATGGGTTGTAACTTCACCCTTCCACCACGCTTGTTCTGTAGATCGAGTAAAACAAAAACGGTgttagtataaaacaaaaacctcaaACGATAGGGgctaatgaaataaaaaaacaaaacgaaatcGTTGGCTAAAAAGGAGGACCTGATACTCCATCAACAGCTCAGCGTGCTCTCGCTCTTCAACACTTGAATCCTTGAAAAATCTGAGTAACAGagacaaattattaaatcaacaCACACAGAGACACAGAACGAACATTAAGCAAAAGGGGTTTccaataataatgaaaaaaaaactcacttggCGAAACCCTTGAGGGCAACGTTATCACGATCAAAATACGCATAGAGAGCGTGGTAAACGTAGGATGCGTTATACTCCACACTGCAACCAAACAAACGCAAAATCCAGATTCATTATatactcaaacaaaaaaaaaagctacaaaTCTCAATGTTCTTCAagcaaaaaaactcaaatcgaCAGATTTAGAATTCcaaatctaaacaaaaactGTTACAAATCGAAGACGAAAACGTACTTGATCTGTTCGTTAACAGCGGCTTCGCACTCAGGGGAGTACAATTGACGAGCAAGAGAAAACTGTTGACCAGAAGGAACAAGATCTAGCTCTTTCTTCACCTCTTCGAACGGCTCAAACACAACGCCGCTCAACGTGCTTGCGGTGGTTGATGAACCCTTGGTACTAGCACGGAGAGCGAACGAGAGGTTTCCGGGTTTTACAGAAGAAAccgaagagaagagaggagtcTTCTCTCCATGAATGTTCAAGAGTGAGAAAGTTGAAGCAGCAGCAGCTTTGAGAAgcatcttttctttctctctctctgtggaaACGAACGAtattggaagagaagaagaaagggttcTTTGTGGTGGGTGAGGGAGGCGATGAGTGGCGGAAGGATGTATTATAAATGGATGATGAGGCGGTAGATGAATGACACGTGTATGGATGAGATTGAGAGGTGGGTTTTGGAGCGTGTCAGGCGTGTGGTATTACCGCTTTGCTGGAagatatttacatttttctcattgGTTTTTGTGTACATTTTGGGCCCTCTcgttttttggatttttccttttcGGCTTTTTctgtaaaagagaaaaagaaaaatatatcaattgacattttttttggtgagaaaaaagaaaaggggaataaactcaaaaataagGGAGTTTTGCTATAATAACctataatattattagaaaacaaccaaatctatcaagattttaaaagatttgtagagcagatttttaacatttttaatttttaatagtatgtacaatttttacaatattaacaagaataaaatatttgaaactaaataatatgtacatttgtaaaagatttgaaactaaataatatgtacaattttatttctttccaaCAGAATaatatgtacattttttttatatttttaataattaattgtgtAAAGTACTGTATCAGTGTGAcaagacgaaaaaaaaagaaaaatatcactGTTACTGGTGGGGCAAGTGCATTCTGATTCATTTTTGTAAATGTAGTAGAATACTAAAGCGCGTGATGTTTTCCAAAGTTAGGGGAATATACTTCTCTGCcaactttgtttgtgttttggctATAAATTGTGTTAAGCATTTCATTCTTATATAAAGATACATATTGGTATTTTGGTTAGAtaatgttctcttctttttagtGTATGTGCCCATTTCAAACTTACCTACACTTTTACAGTAGTTAGTGTTGAATCTCATATCTTGTAAGTTAACCcaaatttcacatttgaatTTTTCACTAATGCTCAAGAGACGGAGGAGACGGCttggtgaaagagaagaaacatgaCCAGTTTACACTATTTACAAACACAAACTGATGACGAAAGTGGTTCAAAACACTGAAacgaacaaagaaaacaatacttgGAAGAATTAAAGAATTGCAAAATCTCTACTATTACAACATTCCAATAACTACCAAAATTCTCCACTCCTTCTTTCTATTGGCTTGTAGAAGCAGAAGCTTCAGGAACATCAATCAACGACGGTTcagaggttgttgttgttgtctcttcAGGTCTAATCTCTCCGAGTTGTGTCATCACTTGTTGAGCTTCCGGTCTTGTTGATGGTGTTGGATCAACACAATGCAACGCCAGTTTCAGTGTATTCAATATCTCATCACCCATTGTGTTCACATCATTCAACAGCTCCAAATCGAAAACCTCATTAGTCCACTCTTCTTTAACCGCTGTTGCAACCCATTGAGGCAAATCCACACCGTTTAAGGCCTCACTCGGTGATTTACCAGTCAAAAGCTCCAATATGATCACACCGAGGCTGTACACATCGGTTTTCGTGTTGGCTTTCTTCAGCTTGGAAAGCTCAGGTGCTCTGTAACCTAACGCACCAGCTGTTGCAATCACGCTTGATCCTGCTGCTGCTGTCATCAGCCTTGAAAGACCATAATCTGAGATCTTGGCGTTGATGTTCTCATCCAGAAGCACATTGCTTGATGTTAAGTTTCCGTGGATGATATTTGCGTGCGTGTGAAGGTAGAACAAGCCACGAGCCATTCCCTTTATTAAACTCATCCTTATAGGCCAATTGATATGAACATCTGGTCCTCTTGCTGCGATTTCAAACAGAGTTGCAAAATGTTAATATCGTAGCAAAAGTACACAACTTTGAGTCTATTCTAGCAAAAGAAACTATCAAACTTACCATGGAGGAATGTGGCTAGACTTCCTCTAGACATGTAATCGAAGACAACAAGCTTCTCTCCTTTAGGGCCTAAGTAATAAGCTCTAAGTGCAAGGAGATTCGGATGCCGGATTCTTCCCAATACATTAATCTCATTCTCAAACTCCTTCTGGCTTTTGGTGATCTTTTCTCTCAACCTCTTCACTGCAACTTGACTTCCATCTTCAAGTGTAGCTTTGTAAACTGTTCCATAAGTGCTTTTCCCCATAATCTCTGCTGTTGCACACAAAAGATCATCTGCAGTAAACGCCATTGGCCCATCAAAATGAACCAGCTTCCCTCCGTTTTCACCTCCAACTTCAGCTTCCCCTCCTTTCTCGGTCTTTGCAGCTGCAGGTCCAGGTCCAGCCTCTCCGCCCTTAGCTTTGGTTTCATTGACTTTCTTCCTCAGCAAGCAACATAGAACACATACAAGGATAAGCATGACTATGAGGAGTGCTCCAGAAGCAATGAGAATGATGTCTTTGATACTCAGATTCCTGTGAgatgatttcttttctttttcaggaGACGGTGAGGGAAGAGTTGGACATGGCGTCGAAACGCTGTATCCACAAAGCTCTAAGTTTCCGACGAAAGAGGAGGCATTGAACTTTTGGGACAAGGGAGTAGGAACAGGACCAGATAAGTTGTTATAAGAGACATTGAAGAAGCTAAGGCTATTCAGATCAGAAATGGAATTAGGAATCTCTCCGGTAAGTTTGTTTTGAGACAAATCCAGATGTGTAAGAGAAGAAATGTTTCCTATAGTTTCAGGGATCTTGCCACCTATACTGTTACTGCTAATATCCATTGTTCTAAGCTTAGTGAGTTTGCTAATCTCTGAAGGTAGGGTTCCACGGATCCTATTATGACTAAAGGAAAACTCTTGCAGCTGAACTAGGTTGCAGAGTGAAGATGGGAATGGACCAGTGAGAGAGTTGTGATCAATAGATAAGACACGGAGACTAAGAGACTTACTACTCCAAGTATCTAAGATTGGACCAGAGAGGTTGTTATGGTCAAGAGCAAGAAactgaagagaagaagaacgagAGAGACTCACTGGGATCTGACCAGAGAGTGAATTGAAACTGAGGTTAAGCCTAAGAAGCTTAGAAGAGTCAGCAAGATTCGGTGGGATTATCTCAGAGAGCAAGTTATGACTGAGATCAAGCGTTTGAAGGAAACGTGAAACACCGAGAGAAGCAGGTATAGAGCCAGTGAGACGGTTGTTGAAAAGCTGGACACCTCTGAGATTAGGAATGAGTCCCAATGACATTGGAATCGAACCTCCAAGGTTGTTGTCATGAAGACTAAGCTTACGAAGAGCTTGAAGCTGTCCTATCTTCTCAGAGATTCTACCTCCAAGACTCTTCCAAGGGAGTTGAATCACAATGACTTGACCTTGAGCACATTTGATTCCAGACCAGCCACCAGAGCAAGCACTGGATCCAGAACCGTTCCAGCTTCTCAAGAATCCTCTAGGATCAATCAGCTCTTGCTTAACTGCTTGAAGACCTTGGTAATCAGCTTGTGTGATCACTACACCGTCCCAGGCTTGGCTTGAGCTGGGAGggacgaagaagacgaggaaCACGATTAGGTGAAGGAGAAAGCAGCTTCGAAGTGAAGCCTTGGGTTGATCAATGTTGGTGTTGATCATACTTAAAGAATTGAAATCAAAGAGAGCTTGGTTTTGGGTAATAAACTCCattagaagaagagagaagaagaagatttgagaATAGTTTATGAGTGAATAGAAGCTTTGAGGAGGATGGAACAGAGAAAGAATTTGGAATTGAAAGAGTTTTGtaaagagagagatgggtttCGTTGGGAAAGAACAACACAGCACGTGACCatcttagagagagagagaatcttgATGAGTGTTTCTTTTATNNNNNNNNNNNNNNNNNNNNNNNNNNNNNNNNNNNNNNNNNNNNNNNNNNNNNNNNNNNNNNNNNNNNNNNNNNNNNNNNNNNNNNNNNNNNNNNNNNNNNNNNNNNNNNNNNNNNNNNNNNNNNNNNNNNNNNNNNNNNNNNNNNNNNNNNNNNNNNNNNNNNNNNNNNNNNNNNNNNNNNNNNNNNNNNNNNNNNNNNNNNNNNNNNNNNNNNNNNNNNNNNNNNNNNNNNNNNNNNNNNNNNNNNNNNNNNNNNNNNNNNNNNNNNNNNNNNNNNNNNNNNNNNNNNNNNNNNNNNNNNNNNNNNNNNNNNNNNNNNNNNNNNNNNNNNNNNNNNNNNNNNNNNNNNNNNNNNNNNNNNNNNNNNNNNNNNNNNNNNNNNNNNNNNNNNNNNNNNNNNNNNNNNNNNNNNNNNNNNNNNNNNNNNNNNNNNNNNNNNNNNNNNNNNNNNNNNNNNNNNNNNNNNNNNNNNNNNNNNNNNNNNNNNNNNNNNNNNNNNNNNNNNNTGGCTCTCTGCTTCTTTGCCTATAATACTACATGAGCCTCCAACGGCTAGTTTCATTTATTCGTGTTAATTAATTAGTGTTTGaaacacttttgttttgttcgaTGGGTTTTGGTCACTCTTGCTCTCATGTCATTTTGTTTAACGGTGTTTGTAaattattactactactactactaactaCATCAAAATGTcattgggaatttttttttttttttttctaggattttgtAGGTCTTGTTAAATGCATAAAGGTTGGTTTTATAGTATCAAAAACGATAAAATCATCAATCACAATACAAACACAATGTTGGTTCTGACAAAGAtttaaatcattagaaaaaacaatttttttttgattttgtcaaaGAGTATTTTATCATGATTCAAATTTGAACCAGTAATATGATAGTTACATTCAAATTTACTCGgttaattttgtaacttttgtgatttcttggattaaaaaagaaaaagaaaaactctgtTATCTTAGTAGTAGTTTAGTTTGTATGTGAGGTcaacattatttaattttattccaaatctaaagagagagagatcaaagtaGAGTTCGTCTGAACTGAATAAAGTACAAAAATAAAGCAGACaacatacattattttaaaattctttgtttgttttttgttttgcagaccAGCTTCGTTTAGTGCGCCGGAGCTGCCCTTATGGACGGACACGGACAATGAACCGCTCCTTCACTTGTTCTCCTAACGGCTATATTTTGCTGGGACCTACAAGCCATGGATCACTCACACTAGTGAAGCCCATACTTAATGACTATAGTGCCCCTCTAAATTGGGAACTAGTAAAGGTAGTTTTTAGTTTAAGAAGAAGGAGACACACGACTTTGAATCTTGAAAGTGAAACTTTTTCCcgttttacaattaaaaatgaaaagaggaGAAGGCTGTGTGCCGTACGAGGTTATTATGCTATTGTTTACGTTGATCTatctttcctcttttttttacttatgctAGTTGCTGATTGGTTGGTAAGACGCGTATCGCGCTGGATGCCTGGATCTAACTCGTTAGACATGAAGctttttaaattaagaaaactcttaCCTATACATATTCCAATTCAAACACATCTTCTGAATCATAAACCAAATATGACCATTTCTTTTGAAAACATGTCATCTATTATGGTTGCAAGAATAAAAGTTTGGAGATTCTTACCTTAAACTTAAATGATGTCATATATTGTAAATGCTATCACCAACAATTGTTTGTCTCAAATAATTTTTGCATAAAGTTTGgaggaaaagaaacaagatgATTTTTGAAGGGAAGTTTTATCAAGCAGATAAAGCTGTAGCTAAAGAAATTACATTAAAGTGGGTTctctttgaattatttttagACCCTGGAATTGAAGGCCAATAATACTATACCAGATTACCCAATTCTCaatcacaaaaataaagttCAATCAATCTTTCGAAGTTAACTAAACACAAACCAATAACCATCGTACGTACACCAAAGCTTGTcctaattttgtgaacaaattaACCAACTAATAACACCCTACACTTTTCATCGGATCACATTGTCTTCACCAAATCTCTTTTAACAGTAGTAAGTGCTATATTTCCAAAAGTGGGGACTATGAGCAAACTGCAAACTGATTCTAGTTTGATAGACAAATTTCGTTTCCATATATCATGAAATCCGACTTGCCCACCATATAATCTACATACACAGCTGGATCTAACCTAGCTAGTTAATTTTGGCCATCTGATAAAGCTTCAAAAAAGGGAAAGCAAGACAATCATATCTATTCCATCCATAAAGCATGAAAGATTCTCAATTCAAATCACAAAACAAGTGAGCAAAAATAGGAGATAACTGCAGTTAGTGAAGAAGTAGCCACTATACGATCAATGTAACAGCTATGAATACTACACTAACAAGCGCAAAAGATCCTATGGGGTTTGACACCGAAAATAGCACAAAACTCAAATAAGAAGATGACGGAACAACTGTTAAAAGAATTTCACCAGTCCTACCCGAAAGCGCTGTTCTCTAAGTGACTGGCTACTATCCTCTACTAGCCACAGTGAAATGGATCATTATACAAGGAACATGCACCACACATAGACACTCTAGTTAGTAGTACTCTACAGAAATCACCTATTTGTTACTCTATAGCATTTTGAAACTACTAAGTTTTTCTAGCTAAGTGCTTCCAGATCAAACTATTCTGTCACTTAATCTCCATTAAACATGCTAAGGAACTCTGAATGCAAATAGAACATTTTGGTTAACAATGCTCTGAAAAACTGATTGAAAGGAGATGAGATTTTAACAGTGAATCCCACGATAGCAGAACAATAGAGAAAGATCAACTTTGAGTATTCTACATCTGAGCATAAGAGTAAAACAacacaagaagaagcagatatTGCAACCAAAAAATTCGTAGTTCTAAATCTGTAGAGCTTCATTACGAATCAACATTCAAATCAACAACACCAAATCCCTAAAATCAGTACCGAGTTACCAATCACAACTGTAATTAAAAGGCACGAATACTCATCTCAACGAGATCTGAATCGAATCCAGCTCTTAAACTCTCCCGGAGACAG from Camelina sativa cultivar DH55 chromosome 9, Cs, whole genome shotgun sequence encodes:
- the LOC104712260 gene encoding probable methyltransferase PMT22 → MIKNIFQSRKLSGLCVLSLLLVSVTILLLTNDTIDLFPYLSLSNLRRSSLSNIPTATPISSPTNDDSSSPPEPPVNQTRVVDDHPIDQSLESDLLKDDKEWNVSLTVNWKRCESPDYIPCLDNTKAIKKLKSKRNMEHRERHCPQPAPKCLVPLPQRYKVPLPWPQSRDMIWYDNVPHPKLVEYKKDQNWVRKSGPFFVFPGGGTQFKDGVIHYINFIQKTLRVLDWGKKVRVVLDVGCGVASFGGTLLDKNVITMSFAPKDEHEAQIQFALERGIPATLAVIGTQKLPFPDNAYDVIHCARCRVHWHGYGGRPLLELNRVLRPGGFFVWSATPVYQHDEGHRNVWKTMEALTTSMCWKVVARTRFTKVGFVIYQKPDSDSCYEARKKKDPPLCIEEETKKNSSWYTPLLTCLPKVPVGLTGKWPSVWPGRLTDTPVSLLREQTGEERYREDTKLWSGVISDIYLNGLAINWSKIHNVMDMNAGYGGFAAALINKPLWVMNVIPVTGEDTLPTIFDRGLIGIYHDWCESFNTYPRSYDLLHSSFLLTNLSQRCELMEVVVEIDRVVRPGGYLVVQDTVEMLKKLNPILLSLRWSTNVYRGKYLVGVKSSWRP
- the LOC104712261 gene encoding ferritin-3, chloroplastic, which produces MLLKAAAASTFSLLNIHGEKTPLFSSVSSVKPGNLSFALRASTKGSSTTASTLSGVVFEPFEEVKKELDLVPSGQQFSLARQLYSPECEAAVNEQINVEYNASYVYHALYAYFDRDNVALKGFAKFFKDSSVEEREHAELLMEYQNKRGGRVKLQPMVLPQSEFDHPEKGDALYAMELTLSLEKLVNEKLLNLHSVASKNDDVQLADFIESTYLNEQVEAIKKISEYVSQLRRLGKGHGTWHFDQELLRAA
- the LOC104712262 gene encoding probable leucine-rich repeat receptor-like protein kinase IMK3; this encodes MEFITQNQALFDFNSLSMINTNIDQPKASLRSCFLLHLIVFLVFFVPPSSSQAWDGVVITQADYQGLQAVKQELIDPRGFLRSWNGSGSSACSGGWSGIKCAQGQVIVIQLPWKSLGGRISEKIGQLQALRKLSLHDNNLGGSIPMSLGLIPNLRGVQLFNNRLTGSIPASLGVSRFLQTLDLSHNLLSEIIPPNLADSSKLLRLNLSFNSLSGQIPVSLSRSSSLQFLALDHNNLSGPILDTWSSKSLSLRVLSIDHNSLTGPFPSSLCNLVQLQEFSFSHNRIRGTLPSEISKLTKLRTMDISSNSIGGKIPETIGNISSLTHLDLSQNKLTGEIPNSISDLNSLSFFNVSYNNLSGPVPTPLSQKFNASSFVGNLELCGYSVSTPCPTLPSPSPEKEKKSSHRNLSIKDIILIASGALLIVMLILVCVLCCLLRKKVNETKAKGGEAGPGPAAAKTEKGGEAEVGGENGGKLVHFDGPMAFTADDLLCATAEIMGKSTYGTVYKATLEDGSQVAVKRLREKITKSQKEFENEINVLGRIRHPNLLALRAYYLGPKGEKLVVFDYMSRGSLATFLHARGPDVHINWPIRMSLIKGMARGLFYLHTHANIIHGNLTSSNVLLDENINAKISDYGLSRLMTAAAGSSVIATAGALGYRAPELSKLKKANTKTDVYSLGVIILELLTGKSPSEALNGVDLPQWVATAVKEEWTNEVFDLELLNDVNTMGDEILNTLKLALHCVDPTPSTRPEAQQVMTQLGEIRPEETTTTTSEPSLIDVPEASASTSQ